A single region of the Thermoanaerobacterium aotearoense genome encodes:
- a CDS encoding CLC_0170 family protein, with product MMNVLLFLKQVFNTYLFAVLFITGFYEAVFDQRNLKKKGLDKDSKICRNIGIAYLAIDAIMYIIIKISPI from the coding sequence ATGATGAATGTACTTCTTTTTTTGAAACAGGTTTTTAACACGTATTTGTTTGCCGTACTTTTCATAACAGGTTTTTATGAGGCAGTATTTGATCAGAGGAATCTTAAGAAAAAGGGACTTGATAAGGATTCAAAAATCTGCAGAAATATAGGCATAGCGTATCTTGCAATTGATGCAATCATGTACATAATAATTAAAATTTCACCGATTTGA
- a CDS encoding nucleotidyltransferase family protein encodes MNALILAGSTGDEKLPEKALIKIKDRYMISYVIDALRDSGKIDKIAVVGDKEKLQCIDGIDILIDQGNSIIENVVKGIEPFKNDRRVLILTCDIPMLTKEAVIDFVEQSEALNADLCYPIVKREDNERKFPDAKRTYAKIKEGTFTGGNIFYINPQIVDACIEAAKQFIAFRKKPWKLGQLLGLKILILFAFGRVTISQLERKVSELFNINAKAVISKYPEIGNDVDKDEDVEMANKYIA; translated from the coding sequence ATGAATGCTTTAATACTGGCTGGAAGCACTGGCGATGAGAAGCTTCCAGAAAAGGCTCTTATTAAGATAAAGGATAGGTATATGATATCGTACGTGATTGACGCCCTAAGAGATTCGGGAAAGATAGATAAGATTGCTGTAGTAGGCGACAAGGAAAAGTTGCAATGTATAGATGGCATAGATATATTGATAGATCAAGGGAACTCTATAATAGAAAATGTCGTCAAGGGAATAGAACCTTTTAAAAATGACAGGCGTGTATTGATATTGACGTGTGATATTCCTATGCTTACGAAAGAAGCAGTAATAGACTTCGTAGAACAGTCTGAAGCTTTGAATGCAGACTTATGTTACCCAATAGTGAAAAGAGAGGACAACGAGAGGAAATTTCCAGATGCAAAGAGAACCTACGCTAAAATCAAAGAAGGCACTTTTACCGGTGGGAATATATTTTATATAAATCCTCAAATTGTCGATGCCTGCATTGAAGCGGCAAAACAATTTATAGCTTTTAGGAAAAAACCGTGGAAGTTAGGGCAGTTGCTGGGCCTTAAGATTTTGATATTGTTCGCTTTTGGCCGTGTGACTATAAGTCAGCTTGAGAGAAAGGTATCAGAGCTTTTCAATATTAACGCAAAAGCTGTAATATCTAAATATCCAGAGATAGGCAATGATGTAGACAAGGATGAAGACGTAGAAATGGCAAATAAGTATATAGCTTGA
- a CDS encoding GntR family transcriptional regulator, with translation MNNYLPLENYKPLRDIVFDYMKNAIITGEFKPGERLMEVQLAEKLGVSRTPVREAIRKLELDGLVVMVPRKGAYVSDLSTKDLLNAFEVRQSLEGLAASLAAERITDDELKKLKDVLDKFYEGIQENDVEKLIKYDQEFHDLIFNASRNEKLVQIMNNLQEHVHRFRVRYISDFKKSKKLYQEHKKILESLEMRSSDNAQKWAEKHIQNFQNDLVKDMKHFSDGE, from the coding sequence ATGAATAACTATTTGCCATTGGAAAATTACAAACCGCTTAGGGACATTGTATTTGATTACATGAAAAATGCCATTATAACAGGTGAATTTAAGCCGGGAGAAAGGCTTATGGAGGTCCAGTTGGCGGAGAAACTGGGAGTTAGCAGGACTCCTGTAAGGGAAGCCATAAGAAAGCTGGAGTTAGACGGGCTTGTAGTCATGGTTCCCAGAAAAGGTGCGTATGTGTCAGATCTTAGCACGAAAGACCTGCTTAATGCGTTTGAAGTCAGGCAGTCTTTGGAAGGACTTGCAGCATCGCTTGCTGCTGAGAGGATTACGGACGATGAGCTAAAAAAGCTAAAAGACGTATTGGACAAATTTTATGAGGGGATACAAGAAAACGACGTAGAAAAGCTGATTAAATACGATCAGGAGTTTCATGACTTGATATTCAATGCTTCGAGGAATGAAAAATTGGTGCAGATAATGAACAATCTTCAAGAGCATGTTCACAGGTTTAGAGTAAGATATATAAGCGATTTTAAAAAGTCAAAGAAGCTGTATCAGGAGCACAAGAAGATATTGGAGTCATTGGAGATGCGAAGCTCAGACAACGCTCAAAAGTGGGCAGAAAAACACATACAGAATTTTCAAAATGATTTAGTGAAAGATATGAAGCATTTTAGCGATGGAGAGTGA
- the ispE gene encoding 4-(cytidine 5'-diphospho)-2-C-methyl-D-erythritol kinase, producing MNKLKAKSYAKINLALDVKGKRDDGYHFVEMVLQSIDLYDKLEFEMCDDIVLECERKDVPTDRSNLIIKAADLLKREFGGYGVHIRLKKNIPVAAGLAGGSSNAAATLVALNKLWNLNIKLPVLKDLAASLGADVPFCIEGGTKAASGIGDVLQDLETPHLRLLIVRPSVSVSTKDVYTEYDNLAFIENNYTKNMIDAIRSGSIINICMKLGNDLERVTIRNYPIIGDIKKMMVERGALGTLMSGSGPTVFGIFDDSKKLDAAYDSFVADGFYAYISNTIDKGIELYE from the coding sequence ATGAACAAACTAAAGGCGAAGTCGTACGCAAAAATAAACTTGGCACTTGATGTCAAAGGGAAAAGAGATGATGGATACCATTTTGTTGAGATGGTTTTGCAATCGATAGATTTATATGATAAATTAGAATTTGAGATGTGTGATGACATAGTTTTGGAATGCGAGAGGAAAGACGTACCTACAGATAGATCCAATTTGATCATAAAAGCAGCAGATTTATTAAAAAGGGAATTTGGCGGATACGGTGTTCATATTAGACTTAAAAAAAACATACCGGTTGCAGCAGGACTTGCTGGCGGCAGTTCAAATGCCGCGGCAACTTTGGTCGCTTTAAATAAGCTTTGGAACCTTAACATAAAACTGCCTGTATTAAAAGACTTGGCTGCTTCTTTAGGTGCTGATGTGCCTTTTTGCATAGAAGGCGGTACAAAAGCGGCTTCTGGTATAGGTGATGTGCTTCAAGATTTAGAAACGCCACATTTAAGATTGTTAATAGTAAGGCCTTCTGTATCTGTATCGACGAAAGATGTGTATACTGAATATGACAATCTTGCTTTCATAGAAAATAATTATACTAAAAATATGATTGATGCCATAAGATCGGGAAGTATCATAAACATTTGTATGAAATTAGGAAATGATTTAGAGCGGGTGACCATCAGAAATTATCCTATTATAGGCGATATAAAAAAGATGATGGTTGAAAGAGGAGCATTAGGTACCCTTATGAGCGGCAGCGGACCGACAGTATTCGGCATCTTTGATGATAGTAAAAAATTGGATGCCGCTTACGATTCTTTTGTGGCTGATGGATTTTATGCATATATTTCTAATACTATTGATAAGGGGATAGAACTTTATGAATAA